A window of Lagopus muta isolate bLagMut1 chromosome 16, bLagMut1 primary, whole genome shotgun sequence contains these coding sequences:
- the SLC17A9 gene encoding solute carrier family 17 member 9: MAAGGGRNAPVYGGEHGYRAPQHDGMRRDGGGEPCWSRPECRVWTVMLLLGTCLLYCARVTVPICAVALSAHFGWDKKQSGVVLSSFFWGYCLTQVIGGHISDQIGGEKVLLLSASAWGFLTFITPLLTQITSAHLVFMTCSRFLMGLLQGVYFPSLASLLSQRVRESERAFTYSTVGTGSQFGTLVIGAAGSLLLDWYGWESVFYFSGLLTLLWVYCTCKYLLTEKDLIIPIDYLMRSISISKQSKVPWKQLFKKAPIWAVIVAQLCTASTFFTLLSWLPTFFKETFPESKGWVFNVVPWLVAIPTSLFSGFLSDHLINQGYKTITVRKFMQVIGSGVSSMFALCLGQTSSFCNAIVFASASVGLQTFNHSGISVNVQDLAPSCAGLLFGVGNTGGALLGVVCVYLAGYLMETTGSWISVFNLVAAVNSVGLCAFLVFGEAQRVDTDSAYIDM, encoded by the exons ATGGCCGCGGGCGGCGGCAGGAATGCGCCGGTGTACGGCGGAGAGCACGGCTACCGGGCCCCGCAGCACGACGGCATGAGGAGGGATGGAGGCGGGGAGCCGTGCTGGTCCAG GCCCGAGTGCCGCGTGTGGAcggtgatgctgctgctggggacgTGCCTGCTGTACTGCGCCCGCGTCACCGTGCCCATCTGCGCCGTCGCCCTGAGCGCGCACTTCGGCTGGGACAAGAAGCAGTCAGGAGTTGTGCTCAGCAGCTTCTTCTGGGGCTACTGCTTGACGCAGGTCATCGGAGGACACATCAGTGATCA aataGGGGGTGAGAAAGTCCTCCTCCTCTCAGCATCAGCATGGGGCTTCCTGACATTCATCACCCCACTGCTCACCCAGATCACGTCTGCACACCTCGTCTTCATGACCTGCTCCAGGTTCCTCATGGGGCTGCTGCAAG GGGTCTACTTCCCATCCCTGGCCAGCCTGCTGTCTCAGAGGGTCCGGGAGAGTGAGCGAGCCTTCACGTACAGCACAGTGGGGACTGGCTCACAGTTTGG GACGCTGGTGATCGGAGCTGCAGGATCTCTGCTGCTGGACTGGTACGGCTGGGAGAGCGTTTTCTACTTCTCTGGTTTGCTCACTTTGCTCTGGGTTTACTGCACCTGCAAGTACCTGCTGACAGAGAAAG ATCTCATCATCCCCATAGACTATTTAATGAGAAGCATCTCAATCTCGAAGCAGAGCAAAGTGCCTTGGAAGCAGCTGTTTAAGAAGGCACCGATATG GGCTGTCATCGTcgcacagctgtgcacagccagcACGTTTTTCACCCTGCTCTCCTGGCTGCCGACTTTCTTTAAGGAAACGTTCCCCGAGTCCAAG gGCTGGGTGTTCAATGTAGTTCCCTGGCTGGTTGCAATTCCAACAAGCTTGTTCAGTGGATTTCTGTCCGATCATTTAATTAATCAGG ggTACAAAACCATCACCGTTCGTAAGTTCATGCAG gtCATTGGCTCTGGAGTCTCAAGCATGTTTGCCCTGTGCCTGGGTCAGACATCTAGTTTTTGCAATGCTATCGTGTTCGCCTCAGCCTCTGTTGGGCTTCAGACCTTTAACCACAG TGGCATTTCAGTGAACGTGCAAGACCTGGCCCCATCCTGTGCTGGCTTGTTGTTTG GTGTTGGAAATACAGGCGGAGCTCTGCTAG GTGTGGTTTGCGTGTACCTGGCTGGATATCTGATGGAAACAACGGGCTCctggatttctgttttcaacCTGGTGGCTGCTGTCAACAGTGTTGGTCTCTGTGCGTTCCTGGTGTTTGGAGAGGCCCAGAGGGTGGACACAGACTCTGCCTACATTGACATGTAG